The proteins below are encoded in one region of Oncorhynchus nerka isolate Pitt River linkage group LG15, Oner_Uvic_2.0, whole genome shotgun sequence:
- the LOC115143345 gene encoding cytochrome b-c1 complex subunit 1, mitochondrial-like, whose amino-acid sequence MAASMCRVGSSVGRALAKSRSPILLSLRRGQATVTYAQSLLGAPETRLTALDNGLRIASEETGHSTCTVGLWIGCGSRYETEKNNGAGFFLEHMAFKGTKKHTQMALEQQVESMGAHLSAYTSREHTAYYMKTLAKDLPKAVELLSEVVQSNVLSEADIEQQRSVVLRELEEVEGSLQDVCLDLLHATAFQGTPLGHSVLGPSQNARTLSRQDLVDYIRSHYKAPRMVLAAAGGVTHEELVGLAKQHFSGVSFEYEDDAVPVLSPCRFSGSEIRMRDDDIPLAHIAIAVEGASATSPDIVPLMVANSIIGSYDITFGGGKHLSSRLARLASEESLCHSFQAFHSSYSDTGLLGIYFVTDKHHIDDMMHWSQNAWMNLCTTVTESDVARAKNALKASLVGQLDGTTPICDDIGRHVLNYGRRIPLAEWDARIDAVTPRMVRDVCSKYIYDKCPAVSAVGPVEQLPDYNRMRSAMYWLRF is encoded by the exons cCCATCCTGCTGTCTCTGCGGCGTGGTCAGGCTACGGTGACCTACGCCCAGAGCCTTCTGGGAGCTCCTGAGACCCGTCTCACTGCCCTGGACAATGGCCTGAGGATCGCATCGGAGGAGACCGGACACAGCACATGCACT gTTGGGCTGTGGATCGGCTGTGGAAGTCGCTATGAGACTGAGAAGAACAATGGAGCTGGGTTCTTCCTGGAGCACATGGCTTTCAAG GGGACAAAAAAGCACACCCAGATGGCCCTGGAGCAGCAGGTGGAGTCCATGGGTGCTCACCTGAGTGCATACACTTCCCGGGAGCACACTGCCTACTACATGAAGACCCTGGCCAAAGATCTGCCCAAAG CggtggagctgttgtcagaggtaGTGCAGAGCAATGTCCTGAGCGAGGCTGACATTGAGCAGCAGAGGAGTGTGGTGCTGAGAGAGCTGGAGGAGGTAGAAGGCAGTCTACAGGACGTATGTTTGGACCTGCTGCACGCCACAGCTTTTCAGGGTACCCCCCTGGGACACAGTGTGCTGGGACCGTCCCAAAacgccag GACTTTGAGTCGACAGGATCTGGTAGATTACATCAGGAGCCACTACAAGGCCCCCCGCATGGTGCTGGCAGCTGCTGGAG GTGTGACTCATGAGGAACTGGTTGGGTTGGCCAAACAGCACTTTAGCGGAGTTTCATTTGAGTACGAGGATGATGCCGTGCCTGTTCTGTCCCCCTGCCGCTTCTCTGGCAGCGAG ATCCGCATGCGTGATGATGATATCCCCCTTGCACATATTGCTATCGCAGTGGAGGGTGCCAGTGCCACCAGCCCAGACATTGTGCCTCTCATGGTGGCCAACTCCATCATTGGCAGCTATGACATCACTTTTGGTGGTGGAAAGCACCTGAGCAGCCGCCTTGCTCGTCTGGCCTCAGAGGAGAGTCTGTGCCACAGCTTTCAGGCCTTCCACTCATCTTACAGCGATACCGGTCTGCTTGGCATCTACTTTGTCACTGACAAACACCACATCGATGACATGATGCACTGGTCACAGAACGCATG GATGAACTTGTGCACCACAGTGACAGAGAGTGATGTTGCCAGAGCCAAGAACGCCCTCAAGGCCAGCTTGGTGGGACAGCTCGACG GAACGACACCGATATGTGATGACATTGGCAGGCACGTCCTGAACTACGGCCGCCGTATTCCCCTGGCTGAGTGGGACGCCCGCATCGAT GCTGTGACGCCCAGGATGGTGCGTGACGTCTGCTCCAAATATATCTATGACAAGTGTCCCGCTGTGTCTGCTGTTG GCCCCGTTGAGCAGCTGCCTGACTACAACAGAATGCGCAGTGCCATGTACTGGCTCCGCTTCTAA